In Vanessa atalanta chromosome 17, ilVanAtal1.2, whole genome shotgun sequence, one DNA window encodes the following:
- the LOC125070549 gene encoding protein VAC14 homolog: MTERDYAPLSAACVRGLCDKLYEKRKFAGVEIEKMVKDFNDANNTNQIKRLIRVLGQDLMSSTNPNVKNGALMGLSSVAVGLGKGSVTYIGELTHPIVACLGESEARVRYAATEALFNVLKIARDAALTQFPLVFDALARLAADPEPQVRQGAELLDRLVKDIVTESPCLELSRVVPLVRERMYTRSAAARQFAVAWVSALDAAPALGLRRHLPELLDGLFTVLDDPNPEIRRMCDVQLNEFLRSIKKDPSEVNFEAMINILITHAQSTEELLQLTAVTWLKEFAELSGAGVLPHASGVLRAALPCLAYTDEPRKKIRETAATVNLQLTKLVSDAPEIRVGEEEGEGPRLHLDAVVEVLTQMLHHSSVHTKVATLDWILHLYNKLPAEMYARTERVFVSVVGCLTDAADDVVRRALAVLAEICSCPAASAAVDSAAAAPAAPAAPADASGDSYGDLENSPYYHKFLNALLRLLAADENLLEDRGAFIIRQLCVLVGAEAVYRGVAGAARAREPRLAARLADVLATLLLTAPELHPLRLRLRAFDDEATVSLFRTLYLCWAHSPVALLALCLLTHNYAHCAALIGTFGELEITVEFLTEVDKLVQLIESPVFAYLRLELLGGAGSAELRAALFGLLMLLPQSEAFHALRRRLHCAPHDITAPAAPPQQQWELDFPALLAEFRRVQAAHRDHRMLERRLSRARLFDPRT, encoded by the exons atgaCTGAACGAGACTACGCTCCTTTAAGTGCAGCATGTGTCCGAGGGTTGTGCGATAAACTATATGAAAAAAGGAAATTTGCAGGTGTTGAGATAGAAAA AATGGTTAAAGACTTCAATGATGCCAacaatacaaatcaaataaaacgatTAATTCGTGTTCTTGGACAAGATCTCATGTCTTCCACCAACCCTAATGTTAAAAATGGAGCTCTGATGGGTCTTTCTTCAGTTGCAGTGGGCTTAGGAAAG gGTTCCGTAACATACATTGGGGAGCTAACACACCCAATCGTGGCATGTCTGGGAGAGAGCGAGGCGCGGGTGCGTTACGCAGCCACCGAGGCGCTTTTCAACGTGCTGAAGATCGCACGGGACGCCGCCTTGACGCAGTTCCCGCTCGTGTTCGACGCGCTCGCGAGGCTGGCCGCGGACCCCGAGCCGCAGGTCCGGCAGGGGGCCGAGCTTCTCGATAGACTAGTCAAG GACATCGTGACGGAGAGCCCGTGCCTGGAGCTGTCGCGCGTGGTGCCGCTGGTGCGCGAGCGCATGTACACGCGCAGCGCGGCGGCGCGGCAGTTCGCGGTGGCGTGGGTGTCGGCGCTGGACGCCGCGCCCGCGCTGGGCCTGCGTCGCCACCTGCCCGAGCTGCTGGACGGGCTGTTCACGGTGCTGGACGACCCCAACCCGGAGATCAGGCGCAT GTGTGACGTTCAACTGAACGAGTTTCTGCGCAGCATAAAGAAAGACCCGTCGGAAGTTAACTTTGAAGCGATGATCAACATTCTCATCACGCACGCGCAGTCTACAGAAGAGCTATTACAA CTGACGGCCGTGACGTGGCTGAAGGAGTTCGCGGAGCTGAGCGGCGCGGGCGTGTTGCCGCACGCGTCGGGCGTGCTGCGCGCCGCGCTGCCCTGCCTCGCCTACACCGACGAGCCGCGCAAGA AGATACGCGAAACGGCAGCCACCGTGAACCTTCAGCTGACCAAACTCGTATCGGATGCCCCGGAAATCCGAGTGGGCGAGGAGGAGGGGGAGGGGCCGCGACTGCACCTCGACGCGGTGGTGGAGGTGCTGACGCAGATGCTGCACCACAGCTCCGTGCACACCAAGGTGGCCACGCTCGACTGGATCCTGCACCTGTACAACAAGCTGCCGGCCGAG ATGTACGCGCGCACGGAGCGCGTGTTCGTGAGCGTGGTGGGCTGCCTCACGGACGCCGCCGACGACGTCGTGCGCCGCGCGCTCGCCGTGCTCGCCGAGATCTGCTCCTGCCCCGCCGCCAGCGCCGCCGTCGacagcgccgccgccgcccccgCCGCCCCCGCCGCCCCCGCCGACGCCTCGGGCGACTCATACG GCGATTTGGAAAACAGCCCGTACTATCACAAGTTCCTGAACGCCCTTCTGAGGCTGCTCGCGGCCGACGAGAACCTCCTGGAAGACAGGGGAGCGTTTATTATAAG ACAGCTGTGCGTGCTGGTGGGCGCGGAGGCCGTGTACCGCGGCgtggcgggcgcggcgcgggcgcgcgaGCCCCGCCTGGCCGCGCGGCTGGCCGACGTGCTGGCCACGCTGCTGCTCACGGCGCCCGAGCTGCACCCGCTGCGGCTGCGGCTGCGCGCCTTCGACGACGAG GCGACGGTGTCGCTGTTCCGCACGCTGTACCTGTGCTGGGCGCACAGCCCGGTGGCGCTGCTGGCGCTGTGCCTGCTGACGCACAACTACGCGCACTGCGCCGCGCTCATCGGCACCTT CGGCGAACTTGAAATAACTGTAGAATTTTTGACGGAAGTCGACAAATTGGTTCAATTAATCGAATCTCCGGTATTTGCAT ACCTGCGGCTGGAGCTGCTGGGCGGGGCGGGCAGCGCGGAGCTGCGCGCGGCGCTGTTCGGCCTGCTCATGCTGCTGCCGCAGAGCGAGGCCTTCCACGCACTGCGGCGCCGGCTGCACTGCGCGCCGCACGACAT CACGGCCCCGGCGGCGCCGCCGCAGCAGCAGTGGGAGCTGGACTTCCCGGCGCTGCTGGCGGAGTTCCGGCGCGTGCAGGCCGCGCACCGCGACCACCGCATGCTGGAGCGCCGCCTCAGTCGCGCGCGCCTCTTCGACCCGCGCACGTAG
- the LOC125070541 gene encoding inhibitor of nuclear factor kappa-B kinase subunit epsilon — protein MSFLRGSENYVWCTTSVLGKGATGAVFQGVNKNNGEPVAVKTFNQLSHMRPHEVQMREFEVLKKVKHENIVKLLAIEEEQDGRGKVIVMELCTGGSLFNILDDPENTYGLQEHEFLLVLEHLTAGMKHLRDNNLVHRDLKPGNIMKFISEDGTTTYKLTDFGAARELQEEEQFVSLYGTEEYLHPDMYERAVLRKPIGKSFGATVDLWSIGVTLYHVATGQLPFRPYGGRKNKETMFYITTKKASGVISGTQTTENGPIEWCRDLPSHCQLSVGLRKLVTPLLAGLLEVDPHRIWTFERFFSEVQTVTSTKPVHIFHVNKAASIKVFLKPEEKYEHLQTYICEQTSVVAESQILLHKDVLLLSEIDENTLGKSYPETTADVPLMLFNKNNNNVSMAPEPEVPKFPVFPNIVSVENDASQAKTACSVGHVVKRRVEALCAASVLCGACVTRWGALLAVRLAAVATRAHALAAHAARLHDAARALDLAAAAALALAPRAPAPDAWAAPAALVAHEAEALRAAGAALRTRHAAAALRADWDDALLHAPCPSELRLHLKAKTLVERLRESWQHLVRDRATRSMTYNDEQFHVLERITVAETGRRARALLQRAAPLARARADAIADWYKVAQTVFLQTQILDKDLSSTELKVLALAARLQDAEHRTRALVGDAQAQAQAQLGALRPDAGEGAARREARAGVAAGGAGVRALLAAHDDVAAAVACSSALVARLLHLTADAP, from the exons ATGTCCTTTCTAAGAGGATCAGAAAATTATGTATGGTGTACGACTAGTGTATTAGGAAAGGGAGCTACTGGCGCTGTTTTTCAGGGTGTTAATAAGAACAATGGAGAACCAGTTGCTGTCAAGACTTTTAATCAACTAAGTCACATGAGACCTCACGAAGTGCAGATGCGTGAATTCGAAGTTCTGAAGAAAGTGAAACATGAGAACATAGTTAAATTACTAGCTATTGAGGAAGAACAGGATGGAAGGGGTAAGGTCATCGTTATGGAACTATGTACAGGTGGAAGTTTATTTAACATTCTTGATGATCCTGAAAATACATATGGGCTTCAAGAGCACGAATTTTTACTCGTGCTAGAACATTTGACTGCAGGTATGAAGCATTTACGCGACAACAATCTGGTACATAGAGACTTAAAACCTGGTAATATTATGAAGTTTATAAGTGAGGATGGCACTACCACATATAAGTTGACAGATTTTGGAGCAGCAAGAGAGTTACAAGAGGAGGAGCAGTTTGTATCCCTGTATGGAACTGAGGAGTACCTTCACCCTGATATGTATGAACGAGCAGTTTTAAGGAAACCAATAGGGAAGAGTTTTGGAGCAACTGTGGACTTGTGGTCAATAGGAGTGACACTTTATCATGTAGCCACAGGACAGTTGCCTTTTAGGCCATATGGGGGGCGGAAAAATAAGGagacaatgttttatattacaacaaaGAAAGCTTCTGGAGTCATTTCG GGCACACAAACAACTGAAAATGGACCTATAGAGTGGTGTCGTGATCTACCTTCACACTGCCAGCTAAGTGTAGGTCTCCGGAAACTAGTCACACCATTGCTGGCTGGACTACTGGAGGTGGACCCGCATAGAATATGGACTTTTGAGAGATTTTTCTCAGAGGTTCAAACAGTAACATCGACAAAACCAGTTCACATTTTTCATGTGAATAAAGCAGCTAGCAtaaag GTTTTCCTGAAACCGGAGGAAAAATATGAGCATCTGCAGACGTACATCTGCGAACAGACGAGCGTTGTCGCGGAATCCCAGATCCTACTGCACAAGGATGTGTTACTTCTCAGTGAAATAGACGAAAATACTCTCG GTAAGAGTTATCCGGAAACAACAGCCGACGTGCCCCTGATGCTCTTCAACAAGAATAACAACAACGTCAGTATGGCACCGGAGCCCGAGGTACCTAAGTTCCCCGTATTCCCGAACATCGTGTCCGTCGAAAACGACGCCTCGCAGGCCAAG ACGGCGTGCAGCGTCGGGCACGTCGTCAAGCGGCGCGTCGAGGCGCTGTGCGCCGCGTCCGTGCTGTGCGGCGCCTGCGTGACGCGCTGGGGCGCGCTGCTGGCCGTGCGCCTGGCCGCCGTGGCCACGCGCGCGCACGCGCTGGCCGCGCACGCCGCGCGCCTGCACGACGCGGCGCGCGCGCTCGACctggccgccgccgccgcgctggCGCTGGCCCcgcgcgcgcccgcgcccgACGCCTgggccgcgcccgccgcgctcgTGGCGCACGAGGCCGAGGCGCtgcgggcggcgggcgcggcgctgcGCACGCGCCACGCGGCCGCCGCGCTGCGCGCCGACTGGGACGACGCGCTGCTGCACGCGCCGTGCCCCAGCGAGCTGCGGCTGCACCTCAAGGCCAAGACGCTGGTGGAGCGGCTGCGGGAGTCGTGGCAGCACCTGGTGCGCGACCGCGCCACGCGCTCCATGACGTACAACGACGAGCAGTTCCACGTGCTGGAGCGCATCACGGTGGCGGAGACGGGCCGGCGCGCGCGCGCCCTGCTGCAGCGCGCCGCGCCGCTGGCCCGCGCGCGCGCCGACGCCATCGCCGACTG GTACAAGGTCGCACAAACGGTTTTCCTGCAAACTCAGATCCTGGACAAGGACCTGTCGAGCACCGAGCTGAAAGTGCTGGCGCTGGCGGCGCGCCTGCAGGACGCCGAGCACCGCACGCGCGCGCTGGTGGGCGACGCGCAGGCGCAGGCGCAGGCGCAGCTCGGCGCGCTGCGGCCCGACGCGGGCgagggcgcggcgcggcgcgagGCGCGCGCGGGGgtggcggcgggcggcgcgggcgtgCGCGCGCTGCTGGCCGCGCACGACGACGTGGCGGCCGCCGTGGCCTGCAGCTCGGCGCTCGTGGCGCGCCTGCTGCACCTCACGGCCGACGCGCCCTAG
- the LOC125070378 gene encoding cactin, with protein MSSKHVSRYRDDSRGRSVERRRDTLQRHKDRSKSRSPKRKQKSHSRERKDSKHKKSKKKKKRAHSSSSSSSSDSDEEELKLLQRLEAERHRLKEERKKQKEMLKANETPEEKRARRLQEKQEKERKRRERMGWDNEYQCYTNQDNPFGDSALTHTFVWTKKLAKEGVKNVSHDELEALNRQKQMENKIELEKVKQRRLEREAERAAREAEASEAARAREAAQFHSWARHEDAFHLHQARLRSQIRIRDGRAKPIDLLAWYVSSEQCVDALEMHEPYTYLNGLNAQDLEDLLEDIKVYKELEQNANQAYWEDVQTIVVDELSKLRRLAAPGARRDGVHQAVAEDVTQIFKGKTGAQLEALRAQIERKMSARRDGVDVPYWESLLSQLKAHMARARLRDRHQQNLRRKLQLLKREQGVQPAADVAAQHDAPNERRSKSPEAAEAQESQSESEREEEEESSAGRLQYASGGYSPVYLSAAALEPGTLVTEAAEDEQRLAFLRARLHAASAADHHAAALAAASAPAPGGSGATGAALEATARRSMAGEGGAEGEGAQFSVEHALPDQPYLWADKYRPRKPRYFNRVHTGFEWNKYNQTHYDMDNPPPKIVQGYKFNIFYPDLIDKNATPEFSLKPCADNPEFAVLRFHAGPPYEDIAFKIVNREWEYSYKRGFRCHFHNNIFQLWFHFKRYRYRR; from the exons at GTCGTCAAAACATGTAAGCAGATACCGAGATGACTCTCGTGGTAGATCAGTTGAGCGTCGACGTGATACTTTACAGCGTCATAAAGATAGATCCAAATCTAGAAGTCCTAAAAGAAAGCAAAAGTCTCATAGCAGAGAGAGGAAAGATTCTAAACATAAGAAGAgtaaaaagaagaagaaaagaGCACATAGCAGTAGCTCATCGAGTAGTAGTGACAGTGATGAGGAGGAATTAAAACTGCTGCAGAGATTAGAAGCAGAACGACATAGATTAAAAGAAGAAAGGAAGAAGCAAAAGGAAATGCTGAAAGCTAATGAAACACCAGaagaaaaaag AGCTAGAAGGCTTCAGGAAAAACAGGAGAAGGAGCGCAAGAGGCGCGAGCGTATGGGCTGGGACAATGAGTATCAGTGCTACACCAACCAGGATAACCCATTCGGAGACTCGGCACTCACACATACATTTGTATGGACAAAAAAACTTGCAAAGGAAGGTGTTAAGAATGTTTCACACGATGAGCTTGAAGCATTAAATAGACAAAAGCAGATGGAAAATAAGATAGAGCTAGAAAAG GTGAAGCAGCGTCGGCTGGAGCGCGAGGCGGAGCGCGCGGCGCGCGAGGCGGAGGCGTCggaggcggcgcgcgcgcgcgaGGCGGCGCAGTTCCACAGCTGGGCGCGCCACGAGGACGCCTTCCACCTGCACCAGGCGCGACTGCGCTCGCAGATACGCATCCGCGACGGCCGAG CGAAGCCGATCGATCTGCTGGCTTGGTACGTGAGCTCCGAGCAATGCGTCGACGCGTTAGAGATGCACGAGCCGTACACTTACCTCAATGGATTGAACGCGCAGGACTTGGAGGACCTACTCGAAGACATCAAG GTGTACAAGGAGCTGGAGCAGAACGCGAATCAGGCGTACTGGGAGGACGTACAGACCATCGTGGTGGACGAGCTTAGCAAGCTGCGGCGGCTGGCGGCGCCCGGCGCGCGCCGCGACGGCGTGCACCAGGCCGTGGCCGAGGACGTCACGCAG ATATTCAAGGGCAAGACCGGAGCGCAGCTGGAGGCCCTACGTGCTCAGATCGAGCGCAAGATGAGCGCGCGGCGAGACGGCGTCGACGTGCCCTACTGGGAGAGTCTGCTCAGCCAGCTCAAAG CGCACATGGCCCGAGCGCGCTTGCGCGACCGGCACCAGCAGAACCTGCGCCGCAAGCTGCAGCTGCTCAAGCGCGAGCAGGGCGTGCAGCCCGCCGCCGACGTCGCCGCCCAGCACGACGCGCCAAACGAACGGCG ATCCAAGTCCCCCGAGGCCGCGGAGGCGCAGGAGTCGCAGTCGGAGTCGGAGCgcgaggaggaggaggagtcgAGCGCGGGCCGGCTGCAGTACGCGAGCGGCGGGTACTCGCCCGTGTACCTGAGCGCCGCGGCGCTGGAGCCCGGCACGCTGGTGACGGAGGCGGCCGAGGACGAGCAGCGCCTCGCCTTCCTGCGCGCGCGCCTGCACGCCGCCAGCGCCGCCGACCACCACGCCGCGGCGCTGGCGGCCGCCAGTGCGCCGGCGCCGGGCGGCAGCGGCGCCACGGGCGCGGCGCTGGAGGCCACGGCGCGCCGCTCCATGGCGGGGGAGGGCGGCGCGGAGGGCGAGGGCGCGCAGTTCAGCGTGGAGCACGCGCTGCCCGACCAGCCCTACCTGTGGGCCGACAAGTACCGGCCGCGCAAACCCAGATATTTCAACAG AGTACACACGGGCTTCGAATGGAACAAATACAACCAGACGCATTACGACATGGACAATCCGCCGCCGAAGATCGTGCAGGGATACAAGTTCAATATCTTCTACCCGGATCTCATCGACAAGAATGCGACGCCCGAATTCTCTCTC aaaCCCTGTGCCGATAACCCTGAGTTCGCGGTACTGCGGTTCCACGCAGGTCCACCCTACGAGGACATCGCTTTCAAAATCGTCAACCGTGAATGGGAGTACTCGTACAAACGCGGCTTCCGCTGCCACTTCCACAACAACATCTTTCAACTCTGGTTCCACTTCAAGAGATACAGATACAGACGCTGA